Proteins co-encoded in one Burkholderia ambifaria AMMD genomic window:
- a CDS encoding NUDIX hydrolase: MTFPCIAAARRFDPAAHLRFEIAGEQVGWVRRRDVAKLERWPDVFELSDERVVLSARYDTVDARSMALASAIGALAAEGAIPGWRDEIYALRNRFDDPPLAYIERAASRFFGTQTYAVHLNGIVEYAAAPGSPAAPQMWLGRRSATKATDPGMLDNVVAGGIGWGLGVHETLTKECWEEAGMPAELAARAIAGRAVQVLCSLPEGTQSELIFVYDLPLPRDFAPHNQDGEVAEHLLAGVPEVIGWLREGRATMDASLAILDTLLRHRWLAAADAAGIDALFAPAA; the protein is encoded by the coding sequence ATGACGTTTCCATGCATCGCGGCCGCGCGCCGCTTCGATCCGGCCGCGCACCTGCGTTTCGAGATCGCGGGCGAGCAGGTCGGCTGGGTGCGTCGCCGCGACGTCGCGAAGCTCGAGCGCTGGCCCGACGTGTTCGAGCTGAGCGACGAGCGCGTCGTGCTGTCGGCGCGCTATGACACGGTCGATGCGCGCAGCATGGCGCTCGCGAGCGCGATCGGCGCGCTGGCGGCCGAAGGCGCGATTCCCGGCTGGCGCGACGAGATCTATGCGCTCCGCAACCGCTTCGACGATCCGCCGCTCGCGTATATCGAGCGCGCCGCGTCGCGTTTTTTCGGCACGCAGACTTATGCGGTGCACCTGAACGGCATCGTAGAATATGCGGCTGCGCCGGGTTCGCCCGCCGCGCCACAGATGTGGCTCGGCCGCCGCAGCGCGACCAAGGCCACCGACCCCGGCATGCTCGACAACGTCGTCGCGGGCGGCATCGGCTGGGGCTTGGGCGTTCACGAGACGCTCACCAAGGAATGCTGGGAAGAGGCCGGCATGCCGGCCGAACTGGCGGCGCGCGCGATCGCGGGCCGGGCGGTGCAGGTGCTGTGCTCGCTGCCGGAAGGCACGCAGTCCGAACTGATCTTCGTGTACGACCTGCCGCTGCCGCGCGACTTCGCGCCGCACAACCAGGACGGCGAAGTGGCCGAGCACCTGCTGGCCGGCGTGCCCGAGGTGATCGGGTGGTTGCGCGAAGGCCGCGCGACGATGGATGCGAGCCTCGCGATACTCGACACGCTGCTGCGCCACCGCTGGCTCGCGGCGGCCGACGCGGCGGGCATCGACGCGCTGTTCGCGCCGGCCGCGTAA
- a CDS encoding LysE family translocator: protein MPNFMLFLATSIAITFAPGPDNLQVLARGISQGRAAGFVAALGFTAGILFHTTLAALGVAAVLRSSPVAFQMLKLAGAAYLVWIGIKALRSQGLANAHARAPQPLRAIFRQSVIGNLMNPKVTLFFVVFLPQFVDPHGAQGVTLQMFELGALFMLQTAAIFSLFGVGAGAIGTWLKRRPKAGVWLDRIAGATFIAIGIRVALKD from the coding sequence ATGCCCAACTTCATGTTGTTTCTCGCCACGTCGATCGCGATCACGTTCGCGCCCGGTCCCGACAACCTGCAGGTGCTCGCACGCGGCATCTCGCAGGGCCGCGCGGCCGGCTTCGTCGCGGCGCTCGGCTTCACGGCCGGGATCCTGTTCCATACGACGCTCGCGGCGCTCGGCGTCGCGGCCGTGCTGCGCTCGTCGCCGGTCGCGTTCCAGATGCTCAAGCTCGCGGGCGCCGCGTACCTCGTGTGGATCGGCATCAAGGCGCTGCGCAGCCAGGGCCTCGCGAACGCGCATGCGCGTGCGCCGCAGCCGCTTCGCGCGATCTTCCGGCAGAGCGTGATCGGCAACCTGATGAATCCGAAGGTCACGCTGTTCTTCGTCGTGTTCCTGCCGCAGTTCGTCGATCCGCACGGCGCGCAGGGCGTGACGCTGCAGATGTTCGAGCTCGGCGCGCTGTTCATGCTGCAGACGGCCGCGATCTTCTCGCTGTTCGGCGTCGGCGCGGGCGCGATCGGCACATGGCTGAAGCGCCGTCCGAAGGCCGGCGTGTGGCTCGACCGCATTGCCGGCGCGACCTTCATCGCGATCGGCATCCGCGTGGCGCTGAAGGACTGA
- a CDS encoding adenine phosphoribosyltransferase yields the protein MPHSSPGAPLDPVAFIHSQIRTVPDWPQPGVQFRDITTLLQSPKALRILVDLFVERYVDAKLDYVAGLDARGFIIAPIVAYELSVGFVPIRKVGKLPYKTRSESYDLEYGSATVEIHEDACRPGDRVIIMDDLIATGGTMMAGRNLLQRLGAVVVEGAAIIDLPDLGGSTLLRNAGLPVYTVTEFAGH from the coding sequence ATGCCGCATTCGTCGCCGGGCGCACCGCTCGATCCGGTCGCCTTCATCCACAGCCAGATCCGCACCGTGCCCGACTGGCCGCAGCCGGGCGTGCAGTTCCGCGACATCACGACGCTGCTGCAGAGCCCGAAGGCGCTGCGCATCCTCGTCGACCTGTTCGTCGAACGCTATGTCGATGCGAAGCTCGACTACGTCGCGGGGCTCGACGCGCGCGGCTTCATCATCGCGCCGATCGTCGCGTACGAGCTGAGCGTCGGTTTCGTGCCGATCCGCAAGGTCGGCAAGCTGCCGTACAAGACGCGCTCGGAGTCCTACGACCTCGAATACGGCAGCGCGACGGTCGAGATCCACGAGGACGCGTGCCGCCCCGGCGACCGCGTGATCATCATGGACGACCTGATCGCGACCGGCGGCACGATGATGGCGGGGCGCAACCTGCTGCAGCGGCTCGGCGCGGTCGTCGTCGAGGGCGCGGCGATCATCGACCTGCCCGATCTCGGCGGCTCGACGCTGCTGCGCAACGCGGGGCTGCCCGTCTATACCGTCACCGAATTCGCCGGCCACTGA
- a CDS encoding monovalent cation:proton antiporter family protein produces MISPLEMTLLLLLASVVGVVVFRSLNLPPMLGYLTVGILVGPHSLGIAADLERAEHLAEFGVVFLMFSIGLEFSLAKLRAMQRLVFGLGLLQVVVTLVLAVALGALFERWVHITWQGSVALGGALAMSSTAIVSKMLAERLEIETEHGRNIFGVLLFQDLAVVPLLIVIAAFGAESSKDLAITLGFAAVKIVIALALLLVIGQRFMTRWLNVVARRRSQELFVLNLLLITLGAAFITDRFGLSLALGAFIAGMLISETPFRHQVEEDIKPFRDVLLGLFFVTTGMLLDARVIWEHPLLVLGFFVGQILFKGTMIAGLARLFGATPGVAMRTGIGLAQAGEFGFVLLNLILDRHLVDSTLLQAILASMLLSMLAAPFLIQNADRIVMRLSSTEWMQQSLQMTRIATQSLKQRGHVIICGYGRAGQNLARMLEQEGISYVALDLDPDRVSAAATAGESVVFGDAARRESLLAAGIHRAAAVAITYANTPSALRVLHHVHELEPTLPAIVRTVDDADLEKLLAAGATEVIPEIVEGSLMLASHTLVLVGVPMRKVVRRVEEMRDARYQLLRGYFHGADDADDDDHEQVRLQSVPVDARADAVGRSLEELGLYALGLEVTAIRRHGIRGVEPDPLTKLRASDIVVLRGLPEALALAEERLSRHRREPPAAVA; encoded by the coding sequence GTGATTTCCCCGCTCGAAATGACCCTGCTGCTGCTGCTGGCCTCGGTGGTGGGCGTCGTCGTCTTTCGTTCGTTGAACCTGCCGCCGATGCTCGGCTACCTGACCGTCGGCATCCTGGTTGGCCCGCACTCGCTAGGCATCGCCGCGGACCTCGAACGGGCCGAGCACCTCGCGGAATTCGGCGTGGTATTCCTGATGTTCTCGATCGGCCTCGAATTCTCGCTCGCGAAGCTGAGGGCGATGCAGCGGCTCGTGTTCGGGCTCGGGCTGCTGCAGGTGGTCGTGACGCTCGTGCTCGCGGTCGCGCTCGGCGCGCTGTTCGAGCGCTGGGTGCACATCACGTGGCAGGGCAGCGTCGCGCTCGGCGGCGCGCTCGCGATGTCGTCCACGGCGATCGTATCGAAGATGCTCGCCGAGCGGCTCGAGATCGAGACCGAGCACGGCCGCAACATCTTCGGCGTGCTGCTGTTCCAGGATCTCGCGGTGGTGCCGCTGCTGATCGTGATCGCCGCGTTCGGCGCGGAGTCGTCGAAGGATCTCGCGATCACGCTCGGCTTCGCGGCGGTCAAGATCGTGATCGCGCTCGCGCTGCTGCTCGTCATCGGCCAGCGCTTCATGACGCGCTGGCTCAACGTGGTCGCGCGGCGCCGCTCGCAGGAACTGTTCGTGCTGAACCTGCTGCTCATCACGCTCGGCGCCGCGTTCATCACCGACCGCTTCGGGCTGTCGCTCGCGCTCGGCGCGTTCATCGCGGGGATGCTGATCTCCGAGACGCCGTTCCGTCATCAGGTGGAAGAGGACATCAAGCCGTTTCGCGACGTGCTGCTCGGGCTGTTCTTCGTGACGACCGGGATGCTGCTCGATGCGCGCGTGATCTGGGAGCACCCGTTGCTCGTGCTCGGCTTCTTCGTCGGGCAGATCCTGTTCAAGGGGACGATGATCGCGGGGCTCGCGCGCCTGTTCGGCGCGACGCCGGGCGTCGCGATGCGCACCGGCATCGGGCTCGCGCAGGCCGGCGAATTCGGCTTCGTGCTGCTGAACCTGATCCTCGACCGGCATCTCGTCGATTCGACGCTGCTGCAGGCGATCCTCGCGTCGATGCTGCTGTCGATGCTCGCCGCACCGTTCCTGATCCAGAACGCCGACCGGATCGTGATGCGGCTGTCGTCGACGGAATGGATGCAGCAGTCGCTGCAGATGACGCGGATCGCGACGCAAAGCCTCAAGCAGCGCGGCCACGTGATCATCTGCGGCTACGGCCGCGCGGGCCAGAACCTGGCGCGCATGCTCGAGCAGGAAGGCATTTCGTATGTCGCGCTGGACCTCGACCCCGATCGCGTGAGCGCGGCCGCGACCGCCGGCGAATCGGTCGTGTTCGGCGACGCGGCGCGTCGCGAGTCGCTGCTCGCGGCCGGTATCCATCGCGCGGCGGCCGTCGCGATCACGTATGCGAACACGCCGTCCGCGCTGCGCGTGCTGCACCACGTGCACGAGCTGGAGCCGACGCTGCCGGCGATCGTGCGCACGGTCGACGACGCCGATCTCGAGAAGCTGCTCGCGGCCGGCGCGACCGAGGTGATTCCGGAAATCGTCGAGGGCAGCCTGATGCTCGCGTCGCACACGCTGGTGCTGGTCGGCGTGCCGATGCGCAAGGTCGTGCGGCGCGTCGAGGAGATGCGCGACGCGCGTTACCAGCTGCTGCGCGGCTATTTCCACGGCGCCGACGACGCGGACGACGACGATCACGAGCAGGTGCGGCTACAATCGGTGCCGGTCGACGCGCGCGCGGATGCGGTCGGGCGCTCGCTGGAGGAGCTCGGGCTGTATGCGCTCGGGCTGGAAGTCACGGCGATCCGCCGGCACGGGATTCGCGGTGTCGAACCCGACCCGCTGACCAAGCTGCGCGCGAGCGACATCGTCGTGCTGCGCGGGCTGCCCGAGGCGCTCGCGCTCGCGGAAGAGCGGCTGTCGCGCCATCGGCGCGAGCCGCCGGCCGCGGTCGCCTGA
- the kdsD gene encoding arabinose 5-phosphate isomerase KdsD — MIAKINDDRALALARDVLDIEADAVRALRDQLDGDFVQAVALLLGCRGRVVVSGIGKSGHIARKIAATLASTGTPAFFVHPAEASHGDLGMVTSDDVFIGISYSGESEELVAILPLVKRIGAKLIAITGRAESSLGTLADVNLNAAVSKEACPLNLAPTASTTAALALGDALAVAVLDARGFGSEDFARSHPGGALGRRLLTHVRDVMRSGDDVPRVGLDATLSDALFQITAKRLGMTAVVGPDGRVAGIFTDGDLRRVLAREGDFRTLPIVDVMTREPRTIGPEHLAVEAVELMERHRINQMLVVDAHGALIGALNMHDLFSKKVI; from the coding sequence ATGATAGCGAAAATCAATGATGACCGGGCGCTCGCGCTCGCCCGCGACGTGCTCGACATCGAGGCGGACGCCGTGCGCGCGCTGCGCGACCAGCTCGACGGCGACTTCGTGCAGGCCGTCGCGCTGCTGCTCGGCTGCCGCGGGCGCGTCGTGGTATCCGGCATCGGCAAATCGGGGCATATCGCCCGCAAGATCGCGGCCACGCTGGCGAGCACCGGCACGCCGGCCTTCTTCGTCCACCCGGCCGAGGCCAGCCATGGCGACCTCGGGATGGTCACGTCGGACGACGTCTTCATCGGCATCTCCTATTCCGGCGAGTCGGAAGAACTCGTCGCGATCCTGCCGCTCGTCAAGCGGATCGGCGCGAAGCTGATCGCGATCACGGGCCGGGCGGAATCGAGCCTCGGCACGCTCGCCGACGTGAACCTGAACGCCGCGGTGTCGAAGGAAGCGTGCCCGCTGAACCTCGCGCCCACCGCGAGCACGACCGCCGCGCTGGCGCTCGGCGACGCGCTCGCCGTCGCGGTGCTCGACGCGCGCGGCTTCGGCTCCGAGGATTTCGCGCGCTCGCATCCGGGCGGTGCGCTCGGCCGGCGCCTGCTCACCCATGTGCGCGACGTGATGCGCTCGGGCGACGACGTGCCGCGCGTCGGGCTCGACGCCACGCTGTCGGACGCGCTGTTCCAGATCACCGCGAAACGGCTGGGCATGACGGCCGTGGTCGGCCCCGACGGCCGCGTGGCCGGCATCTTCACCGACGGCGACCTGCGCCGCGTGCTCGCGCGCGAAGGCGATTTCCGCACGCTGCCGATCGTCGACGTGATGACGCGCGAACCGCGTACGATCGGCCCCGAACATCTCGCGGTCGAAGCCGTGGAACTGATGGAGCGCCACCGGATCAACCAGATGCTGGTGGTCGATGCCCACGGCGCGCTGATCGGCGCGCTGAACATGCACGACCTGTTTTCGAAGAAGGTGATCTGA
- a CDS encoding KdsC family phosphatase → MSAALTAAERASRVKLMIFDVDGVLTDGGLLFTAAGDAMKSFNSLDGHGVKLLGEAGIATAIITGRNSEIVAARAKEMKIAHLFQGVENKLAVFAELTASLDIGADACGYMGDDWPDLPVLLRCGFAAAPANAHPEVIARAHWVAEARGGHGAVREVCDAILRAQRRYDALLAAACGA, encoded by the coding sequence ATGAGCGCAGCGCTGACTGCGGCCGAACGCGCGAGCCGCGTGAAGCTGATGATTTTCGACGTCGACGGTGTGCTGACCGACGGCGGCCTGCTGTTTACCGCGGCCGGCGACGCGATGAAGTCGTTCAATTCGCTCGACGGCCATGGCGTGAAGCTGCTCGGCGAGGCCGGCATCGCGACCGCGATCATCACCGGCCGCAACTCCGAGATCGTCGCGGCGCGCGCGAAGGAAATGAAGATCGCGCACCTGTTCCAGGGTGTCGAGAACAAGCTCGCCGTGTTCGCCGAGCTGACCGCGTCGCTCGACATCGGCGCCGACGCATGCGGCTACATGGGCGACGACTGGCCCGACCTGCCGGTGCTGCTGCGCTGCGGCTTCGCGGCCGCGCCGGCCAACGCGCACCCCGAGGTGATCGCCCGCGCGCACTGGGTGGCCGAGGCCCGCGGCGGCCACGGCGCGGTGCGTGAAGTGTGCGACGCAATCCTGCGCGCGCAGCGCCGCTACGACGCGCTGCTCGCGGCTGCCTGCGGAGCCTGA
- the lptC gene encoding LPS export ABC transporter periplasmic protein LptC encodes MNTHFRWTQLLPLIAVAALAGITWWLLQATLPPPGEGAAQPKRHTPDYFADNFSVTELDQSGTTQYRLTAAKLVHYEDTDNSDLTAPAMRAFQPGKPVVTTTAKRGTVNGDVSIVDLYDDARILRVAGGGDPQMQADSQHFRILVNDDVIQTEKPVKLQRGLSLVNATDGMKYNNVTRVIELYGNVRGTIAAADTSGGSKGQSR; translated from the coding sequence ATGAACACGCATTTCCGCTGGACCCAGTTGCTGCCGCTGATCGCGGTCGCCGCGCTCGCGGGCATCACGTGGTGGCTGCTGCAGGCGACGCTGCCGCCGCCCGGCGAAGGCGCCGCGCAGCCGAAGCGCCATACGCCCGACTATTTCGCGGACAACTTCTCGGTCACCGAGCTCGACCAGTCGGGCACGACCCAGTACCGGCTCACGGCCGCGAAGCTGGTCCACTATGAAGACACCGACAACAGCGACCTGACCGCTCCGGCCATGCGCGCATTCCAGCCCGGCAAGCCGGTCGTCACGACCACCGCGAAGCGCGGCACCGTCAACGGCGACGTGTCGATCGTCGACTTGTACGACGACGCGCGCATCCTGCGCGTGGCCGGCGGCGGCGATCCGCAGATGCAGGCCGATTCCCAGCATTTCCGGATCTTGGTCAATGACGATGTGATCCAGACCGAAAAGCCGGTTAAACTTCAGCGCGGCCTGTCGCTCGTCAACGCGACCGACGGCATGAAGTACAACAACGTCACCCGGGTCATCGAGCTTTACGGCAACGTGCGCGGCACGATCGCCGCGGCGGACACGTCCGG